In one Brassica oleracea var. oleracea cultivar TO1000 chromosome C9, BOL, whole genome shotgun sequence genomic region, the following are encoded:
- the LOC106314913 gene encoding uncharacterized protein LOC106314913, with amino-acid sequence MHEHDLQEVLDKGMHTFDDWGLVIERWTEKPLPGYLQYVSIWVSISNIPVNPYTKRAISDFGDPIGHVEEVAIDPDKPQSQDYVRVNIHVHVSKPLKKSRVLNLPGGGQTTIFYYYEKVKKRCYHCERLTHAKDRCPFLEHAQSSGDCATSCIPISQLPQTHQVLSENDPLFGVLKEDQVGINPLSGRPQIAPEILQEMRNYLLASSSEDIHVREQRVIASVEEAEKNPITQRKVLQLTPPLVFTSDINKGKGVVFSYDKEDKLNHPLISSSKPKLMASAISPGQSLFNSTTNF; translated from the coding sequence ATGCATGAACACGATCTTCAGGAAGTTCTAGATAAAGGCATGCATACTTTTGATGATTGGGGTTTGGTGATTGAACGATGGACTGAGAAACCTCTGCCGGGTTACCTTCAATATGTGTCAATTTGGGTCAGTATCAGCAACATCCCAGTTAACCCCTACACCAAGAGAGCTATTTCCGATTTCGGAGATCCCATCGGCCATGTCGAAGAAGTTGCTATCGATCCAGATAAACCTCAATCTCAAGACTATGTCAGGGTTAATATCCACGTTCATGTCTCCAAACCATTGAAGAAATCAAGAGTTCTAAATCTTCCGGGTGGTGGTCAAACAACAATCTTTTACTACTATGAAAAAGTCAAGAAGCGTTGCTATCATTGTGAAAGACTAACGCATGCAAAGGATAGATGCCCTTTCCTGGAACATGCACAAAGCTCAGGTGATTGTGCTACTAGTTGCATACCTATCTCTCAGCTTCCTCAAACCCATCAGGTCCTATCTGAAAATGATCCTCTGTTTGGGGTTTTGAAAGAAGATCAAGTTGGTATCAATCCCTTATCTGGCCGTCCACAGATTGCCCCTGAAATTCTTCAAGAAATGCGTAACTACCTCCTTGCTTCAAGCTCTGAAGATATACATGTCCGTGAACAGCGAGTAATCGCCTCAGTTGAAGAAGCCGAGAAGAATCCTATCACTCAAAGAAAGGTTCTGCAACTCACTCCCCCTCTGGTATTCACTTCAGACATCAACAAAGGCAAAGGAGTTGTCTTTAGCTATGATAAAGAAGACAAGCTTAACCATCCTCTTATCTCAAGCTCTAAGCCAAAGCTTATGGCCTCAGCAATATCTCCAGGACAGTCTCTTTTCAACTCTACAACCAATTTCTAA